tttatctatTTGGTCCCATATTTAATGTTGTTTCCTCAtgtgggggaaaataaaaaatagcttttcattAAAGCAGAGCTCCACCATACTCTGATATTGatagtgctgcagctgaggatgCTAACACAGAAGTTATGAGTCCTATCAGTGTGGcacttatttttatgttctgtcATGGTCTGTTGCACATTAACTACATGACTTTATCCTGGTTACATGACTTTATCCTGGTTTTTCTAGGTCTCAGATCAGAAGCCCCTGGGCTGTTGGTCAGTCAAACATGGGCAGATTATCACGTGTCCAGTCGTGTGCAACTTTGAAACTCGTGAATATATCGCTGTTCATGATAACAAGGTGAGATTCTTGACTTAAGGGGAAATATGTTGTCGTGAGTCATCTGGGTGAATATAGGGAAGAAATCAGGAGTGCTGGATTCTTTGCTAAATGGAAATGCAGGCAGCTCTCAACACCTTGTGACAAGCCTTCAGAGCGGGTAATATGCTTTAATGCTGTTGTGGCTCAGTTCATTTCTGCTCTTAGAGTGGATTGGGCTGTGCAGTTCCAAGGCTGCACGGTCCATTTGTTGGTGACATGAAAATCATCATTTACACAGTGGACtttaaaatactgcagcatTCTCAGTGAAGAATTCCTCATGCTTTCACTAAGAATAAGCGACTTTTCTTGTTGCAGACTGGTAGAAATTTAGAACTGCTTATTGTGTTGAAAAGGTTCAGAGCTGCATCCTTGTCTCTCAGTGCTTGTCTGATGGTTAAACATTTCCTGCTTGTGTATTTATGGCAGTGTTTGCTCAGCACATACTGATCACTTggcttttttattgttaatgaaatattctttttgaCCTTGAAATGTTCCCTTCTGGATCAGACTGTCTGTGTCGTAATCTGCCTCCATTGCTTTGATCAACTTTCATTTAGAGCTTTGCTGTATCTTTTTTCTTAGCCATATTCTTCCCCATCCTTAAGTTCCAGATTTTAAGCTTCATTTGCATTCTTGTGGtttctgtttcagcttcttCCCATGCAAACTTCCTAAGTCTGTTTTCAGTAAGGCTATTTAATACtcaactgtttgttttcctccatttttcagTAAGATGcaattgctgttattttatgTAGTAAGAAGCCCATATATTGCTGGTTTACTGcttaaaaatgatgtttctctTTAAGGTTTTAAGAATATGGAAGGATGAAGATGTTAACTTGGacaaaacatttaaagcaaCAGTAAGTTTCTTAcgcatgttttcttttaacccTTTGAATCTCATGGGGTTGAAGAGATGCTGACTTTTGTCTTAATACTATTATGGTTTAGCTGATAGTTATCTTGATTTGTGCTTTGTGATGTTATGGAGCATTGCAAGCAATCCATTTCAGTTGATAGGCTTAAATCATCAAAGCACCACACATAAAGTGAGGGTTGTCCAACATTAGAAAGGACTTTTATGATGGTAAATCATGGTGAAGAATTATTTCCTGTTCTGCTGGTGGACACAATAAACAGCACTTTGTGTAATGGTGTGTAACAGTTGCTGGAACTCTTTAACCTcaattacactttttttctgatgtcaTTTAAAAACTTCATGCTCATTAGGATGCTTTCCTGGCTTTCTGTTGGGCAGTGATTTGCAATAttaacagcatttcagaaaataagaagttTTTGGTATCTTGCAGGTTCATCGTCCTTATATTGCTCATTTactaaaataacttttttgAAATGTTATGCAAAACACTTGGATTTCAAGGCAACGCTCTGCTGAACATAGCACTTaagccatttccttttctgtataGCTGTCAGCTGAGGTGTACAGGATACATTCACTGCCCCATGCGGAACCGTTGGTATTATTCAAAGGAGGGGGTGTTCGAACTTTAGATGTTCTTTTGGAAGCTCCACAAcaagaaattgaaaatgttATCTCAGATGAAGTGATCAAGTAAGTGACATAAAGTTATGAATCCTGATCCTTGATCTCATGTTGTCAACAGGAAATCCTGTGCAACAGGAAATCTTAAGACTAACATCCTACGATTGAGATCTTGGGCTTGATTTATTGAtggttattattttatttttttaatgcattgacttttaaaagcttaaatTTTTAGTGTAGCTATAAAAGTAAAAGGCTGCCTGAATACTTATGGtaagatttttaaatacagtcCCAGAATTTAGGAAATGTTTGtacatctttctgtttttaggTGGAGTGAAGCATTTCTGGAAGGTCAACAACCCGTCCTGATTTTCGTTACAGAGAAAGTGAGTTTAACAAGTGTTTAACTTTCCAACTGCAAATCTAAATCCTTCTTCTAAAATCCATCACTTGTCTAATTGGATTCTAAGAGCTTTTAGTGTAATAATTATTCTTTGTGTGCATTGTCTGTGACACAACACTTGAGCTGTTGTCAGGGTTGGGTAGCCTGGCTCTTAGAACATCAGAACAGCTGAGATTAAATACAGTCTACAATCAACTGacttttaatttctctcttcatGCTGATATTACTTTCTGTGAATCTATTTATTGCATCAagtgaacattttctttatgcagTTGTCTTCAAACACTTCAGAATGTGTGTTCATACCTCAATAGAAATACGTGAACTTGGTAGCCCTTCTTTTTGCATATTAAAGATGgtcttttccctctttgtttCAGGATGGAGATTTTTATGTCTACGTACAGAAATTGAAGATGAGGAGTCTACACAAATATAAGCTTGAACAACAGGAATCATCTAATCCACTGAGTTTCACAGCatatataaaaaagcaaattatcACGCTTCTTTGTTTATGTAAGTTGAATTTTCTAatgattttttatatattaaaaccATAAATTACATAGGAGGACGTAAAATACTGATGCTTGTGAATtactgtttattattttttatcttctctgttGAATGTTTTGAAACATCAAGCGATAGATTAAACAGTTAAATTTAAGTGGTTGAAAAGGCTTACTGTTCTTCAGCATTATAACTTGTACTTGAAAAAGCTCCTgactgctgtgcttttatttttcttctttgcatgaTAATGTGCCCTTTAAATATCTtactttcctgcttttctcattgctcatcttgctgtgttttatcgaatagttttttttaatgccagaCATAAAGAcatcatttgtttgctttgacaGACTCCAATGATTCTGTATATAAGGTTCTGATACCTCTACAGCAAAACAGTGAAGAGGAAGAGCAAACTCTATCCAAATCACTGCTACTAAACCTTTCGATATCTGGAAGTGTTCTAAAAGGAacttcttttgttgttcttgatAAAGACCATGTTGCGGTACTAGGAAGTCTAGCAGCATCTGGTGAAGAATCCaaaggtaatttaaaaaaaatcagatgttttaaattctgtaaCATTCTTAAAGCTGCAGGTGTCTtgtgtctttttgttcttgattttgtttaacagagcagatgaagaaataatacCAGTGTTCTTTAGTGAATATTATAAATACTGCATATTAAATGATTGGCCCCTAAAACTGATGTATGCAGGGAAATGGACCTCATGTACTATAACTAAGTGGTATCTTAAAGAAGTTGAATAATTATTTCATGGCTAAATTTCTGAGACATGGGATCACTGAAAATTAAGCCACTGAATGTAGCATTTCATGACTGAAAGTTACAGAGATTTCGATTCTTCTCATTGcagttttttctcctccagttttTTCATCCTCTTTGAGGATGGCTGATATTCAGACTTGTTTGTTGAGCGACATGATTAAAAAGAGGCATTGCCTAATGCTGAGTAATTAAGTGGAGTTATTTTGAAACAGTTACTTGCATTTCATGAAGTGTTTCTAAATtaaagtaatgaaagaaaatgtagcatttttgttgcttttgggtttgtcacatttttctctttatttttcctagaGTGCCTAACAATATGGAATACAAAATTTCAGACGTTACAAGCTTCAAAGGAACTGCCCTTGGGAACCAGTGGACAAGTGAGTTCAGTCTTTACTTTGTGGTTCATGAACCTTCATCTAGTGCATATGGCGCAATAGAAAGAGACAGGCAGGCTGCAATTATGGTTCTGCCTGGAAAAACAGTAAATGTCAACTTCTGGAACAAAACTAATACTGGCCAGCTGATTTTTGTCATAATCTCTAAAGCATCTGATTGCTGACTTCCAGTTGGATTTTGTAGTTGGAAATTAAAGATAAGCATGTGCAGAAATGTGTGTCTTTGCTTCACTCCTCAGTAACGATGTTTGATATTTTGTAGTTGTGGTGTTATGGGGAAAAATTTTTCTTCACTCATGGAAAAGTGCTAACAGTTGTTATATACAAGTGTGAAACTTCATCcttggcagctgctgtgggaaagCTGAAGGACAGTCAAACCTCTGGTAAGTAGttttctgatttcagtgagatctagcaggaaaaacagaagtttctttgcaaaaaaaatgtattacatttcagaaaatatgtaTTAGTATCAGAATTTAAGATTTTAAAGTGGCATTTATTGGAAACTTCGTgtaattttattgttgttttcacagatctttcttcatttgtaaACTGGGATACCCTTGGAGATGAAGAGCTCCCGGTTTCCTTTCAGTCACAGCAGTCCATAACTCTAAAATCTGATTCCAGAATGATGGTAAGTTAACATGACAAATGTGTGAGCTCTTTTGTTTAGTATTTGTGTCTTCCCAGTGCTGCTACTTTTAAGTGTAACTTGTAGCAAACGACACATAATATTCCCAGTTGTCTTGCTTGAAATCCTTGAATCCTTTTTGGAGCTGAAtaataacttgtttttctttattacagtTAAGATCACAAAAGAGTGCAGTTGCGAATGTGCAGCCGGGTACCTCCACAATTGGGCGGCTCTTACTAAGTATAAAAGTAAGTGTACAAAGTAGTTAATGAATTTTCAGTCACACTTGAGAATATTCCAGGCGTCTCCTAAGCTGTTATCTTCTCACATTTCCTCTTGTGTAGATCAAGCTGAAGAAGCTGCCTTAAACAGGTTTGTTGGAGGATTCTGTTATTACTGTGTGAAAATGGTGCTTGGGCATGATGAAGTTTTGTCATAGGAAGATGTTATATAAGTGCTCAATATGGGGTTTATAACAGCTGTCTGAATTCTGAGAACTtgcacaaatgcattttcatgcaGTAAATAAGGTTTCAcctgatatattttttaatcttttaacttatttttaatctgtttttaactTTGAAGATATGTTGGATCTAGTAAGTCACAATGCGAGCAAAAAGTTGCTGTAAGTTGCTAACTGTAGGTTATTTGTCATGCAATGATACATCttaatgttttcagaagataaCGTTTAACTTATTTCCAAAACAAGTCAGAGAATGTACTTGCCATCAGTACTACCCATTTGTTCACTTAGTTCAATGTATCATTTGATGAGCCAGCACTGAAGTGAGTCCCAGGATAcccacagaatggtttgtgttgaaCAGGACCACAAAAGACCACCTAaatccaaccccctgccctGGTCAGAGGCACTTCCCACTTATGAGGTTGCCCAGTGTTGCATCCAACCCAAccttgaaaataaacatcatGGGTAATACATAAGATATGGTAACTATGTATTTGTATTATGATCTAGTTCCTTTCCAAATCTTATTGGAAGTGTTGCAATACTTTGATCTTTTACTTCCTTCTGTGAACAGTCCTCAAGCCTAAGCCTCATATATCTGAACTGCATggtgtttctcattttcaggaTGCTCCCACAGATGCAATTGAAGATGAATTGGGACGactgttttcaaaagcacagaCACCAGATTTTCAGGCCACCATTGGATGTGTAATAAGTGCTCTAATAAACAGATGTAAAACAGATCCAACGTTCTATCCTCGGAACTTCCTGGTACAGATGATCCAAAAGCGAGAGTTATCTTACAGGTGacaattctgatttttttctcttgttttgttgaAAATTGTAAGCCAGAGTTTCAGTGAGTGTGAACTCTGCGGCCTGTTCTTTTCATATTCTAACAGTTTGTGTCCAGACTTAATGGCTGTTGCTTTAGAGAAAAAAGATGTACATCTCTTACAAATCTGCTTACAACGGTTTCCAGATATTCCTGAAGAAATTACTTACGCTTgcttgaaagtatttttaaggTAAGTTGGAATCAttctttttacattatttttgttttacttactTATTCATCACCAAACCAAGACTTAAAATAAGTTTACAGATGAGTCATTAAGTGcataaaaatagtaattctGAGTACAGTGTGTGTTGCAGTCCTGCAGACTGACATGCTTTTTGCATGATACCCATTGCATGCACGTATTCTAAAACTTGTATAAACagtaattaaaggaaaatgccCTTTGGTAAACTTGGTGACCTTTATTCATTCTGAAACTCTTCTATTTTAGTGTGTATTTTTATACTCATAAGCTACAAAGATTTAATGTGTGTTGTTGTGGGGTTGATGACATTGCtgggctttgtttgtttctatgctAATGATAAAAATACTAAACGTGTGtggaatttttcttctctagcaTTAGTGATGACTATCTGGAAAGAACAGACGTGAATCTAGAATCTGTAATTTCTTACATTGATATTGAACCAAACAATAAAGAAGTTAAGACTGAAGTTGTAGAAAATGGTTTCAATACTGAACTGGAAGAAGACGGTTGTGGTGTTACAGgcatgaaggaaaacaatacgATGGACAGTGTTAAATTCTGCCCTGTTGGACCTCACAAGGCAGCATTATTGTATCCTTTGTGTGTATGAATGAAGGAATGTCAGTGTGATATTTATGATTTGAATGTCTGTTCAGCATGGCTCAGAATGATCTTTTGCTATTACTGAAAATTTCTCTGTACCAACTGAAATTTATAGAAGTATAGACTGAAACTTTGTTCAAGACAATTTAATCTCAATAGCTTTGATGTCTGTCTATTGAAATGCTGGCcagtttttttcttgcagtataGAACTGTTTTCAAGCTGactattatttttcaattgCTGTATATATTTCCTAATAGAAATAGAAGATTCAAAGAGACCTCTCTCAaactacagaaatatttcaattaagGTTGATTTTAGTTTGTAGTAACTGGCATTGTTCCTGCAGTAATTTTTCCTCAATAACgctgcacagaaatgctgttcttcATTCAGCTTACAGTGAAACATATCTTCTGCCTCATCTGAAAGACCTTCCAGCTCAGCAAGCTGTTGTAAGTAGTTTGAGTTTcttaatttaagaaaagaaaaatagattatCACTGTTATTGCCTTGTGCAGGGCAGAACTTCTAGGtcttaaatgtttcttcttaaaaaaacattcagtcttttcttctctcagctgTTTCTCAGGTATTTACACTACCTGTAtgtgaaatgcagtgaaaaaataaatacaactcTTCCCGGAGTGCTCTCTCCAACTATAAATCAGGTAAGCAACTAGTTCTGAAGAGCTGGGCCTCCTTCAGTTTCTCTAAAATCAAATGAGACCTTAATTCTGTAAGGTATTGTTTATTATTGGGCCTATATGGAGGCATCATACTACATCTGACTtctatctgaaaataaatatcctgCATTAAACTGTAAAGCCAGGTCTTTTGTATTAGGAGCTAATATTTCAGAGCGTTTTTGAAGCAAAACCCAtgtcacttctgttttgtttgtttcttcagatTATGGATTGGATGTGCCTGTTACTTGATGCTCACTTCACAGTTATGGTGATGCTACCAGAAGCAAAAGGATTGCTTTCAAGCATGCATAAATTTGTGAGAGCCCAAGTAAGTTTTGCATAATGATTTCACTTTAGGATTGAGTTAAAATATGGGCAATAAGATTATTTGGGCAGAGTTGGAGAAGAACAACaaatgtgaatatatatatcaaataaAATTTATTCAATGCCTTAAGCCTGTTCCTGAACACTGAACAGTACTTGCTTGTCTTCATCATCTTGATCCCTGAAGGTGctgcactgtttttgtttgaatgCATTAAACTATGTAAGACAGCAGATAGCTACATGGTATATATTGTATGGGAGAAGATTTGAgatttgttttgtcttaaatATGTGGTCTTTCTTTTTAGGTACGATTCTACTCTGAACTTAACAAAATCGAAGGAAGTTTGCAAGAACTGCAAAGACTTAAATTCCAAAACAACTGTCAGGCATATTCTATTGAAGTGCTGGAACTTATTTGAATATGAAATGAATTATTAACAAACTTGTTATTGATTCCTTTTATGACAAGGATGTATTAGCACTCCATATTGGGGATGTGAAAAGTTGAGTTTTCTGCACAGGAAGAACGTGGTTACTCAATAGCTGTGTGGGGGGTTGTGTATTAAAAGCTCTTTTTTGACTGGAtgattttcttatattttcattgtaattttGTTATGCAGTCACAAGAATGTCCTAAAATTGCCAAGAAGTGGTAGGATATTTGTAAAAAGGCTTTAACAGATGTTTCATCAAATTAAGTGTCACTTCTATtcctcttgcttctttttcacttaCTGGCAGTTGAATTCTCAGATTCTTCAGAGCTCTCTTATCTCTGCTCTGATTAGGAACTATAGATATCCATTTgagcttgttttatttcattttctgtttttaagttgattttcttttatacatatatatatttattattttctgaacaaGAACACCACCAAACTAAGAACATTTTTACCTTCGTTCTTGTCTGTTTCTCCTAAGTACTTTTTCAGAGTGAACATCTCAAGTTAACCTCATTCATACTGCTTGTTCTGTACAGCTTGAATTCAAGCATTCCAAATTATCACAGCTTTCTGAATGCAACATTTGCTGAATGTATTGCAGGTATAGGCAGGTAGTGCATTGTACGTCTGATGAGGCACTCACTGGAACATGCCTTTCAAGAGAACTGTTTCTCATCTATCTCAAGAACAGATGCAGTACAGAGTATCATATGTAAAATTCCTCCTTTTTGGTATTCAACTCACttaaaaaagtatatttctAATTATACCAACAGACTCAAAAGGATTAATTTGCAGTTCTGACTCTGAAAGTTAACGTACTCCGTGAAACCATTTCTCTAGCTCTACAACTAGAATTCTTTACTAAACAGAATATTAAGCACTTCTATGTGACAACTAATAAATAAGAGGTCACTGAGAAGACACAGTGTTTTGGCTTACAGCAAATGTTACCTGGCATCTTTGCTCTACTACAGATGCACAAAATCCATGCTCTTATAGAGGTTAACACTTGTAGTGCTATAAGCTGTACATGGATTTGTGCAGTACATAAtacaaaaaagtatttcttgATTCACTGAAGTGGCAGAACTTTCATGTGTGTTTTACAAAGGGACACAGTAAAACAACTTCTCCCCTTCTGTGTATCAATGTATTCTTATGTTTGTGGAGCTGCTACAGTATTTTTCAAGCATAAGATCTTGACAACTGACCCAGGATGAAGTtgaattactgaaaataaaaattgagtaTAAAAAGGTATAAATAGGGCTAGGCAGTGTTCTCTGTTGCTGTGGCTGAATATGGCTCTACACTATACAGCTGCACTACTGAATATATCAGTGCAACTGAATATAAAAGATGAAGGTAATAAGGCTGGATGGAAGAGTGCAAATTGTTTACCCCCGGTGTGTGGTGCAGTTATTGCATTCCTTACACTGTAGCATATTTGTGGGTTTAATGAGGTTCTCAGCCTGAGCAACAAGTTAATGAAGAAAAGACACTTCAGAAATTAGTGAGAAGAATGCAATTTAAATTACACATGGGATATAAAACTGGCATGCATATGGCATGACTGACCGGTATTGAGCTGTATATATTACAGAGAAGCATAAGCAAAATACCAAGAGAAAATGACAGTGTGAACGTGCTTATTTGCTGAAGAGAGGATGGGAATTTCTGGGATCCCAAACTTGTGTAGATTTAGCAAGAAAAAGGCACTGATGCAGGTGGGCCTTgggctgcattttgttttatccTGCTTTTGGTCAGGTCACTTTCAAACTGTAGCGGTGCTATTAGAAGCCCAACAGGGCAGCAGGTCTCTGTGGATTGCTAGAACCCTGGAGGCTCAGGCAAATGTGAAAATGAGGGAATACAAACTAAACGAAGCCCAGCTCCGTTTTGTAGAGCCAAGTGAACAGATGCAGCAGTTCAGAGAAACTACGCTGTCTAAAATTCAAAGAGCAGGCCCCTATGAGGTATTATGAGCCTTTTTTTTGCCTTACGGTGATCCCAGCAAGGTAATAGTGAGctataaaaacattaatttctgcATAAAGGGGGAAGATTCAAAGTCTGGGGTCTTCATATGGGACATGGGTGTTTGGGCTGAGGAAGTTTATCAACCCCATGGGGGGGATTTGCCCTGAGGGGAGCCCGCCCTGAGGCGTCCCGCTGCAAGGAGCGGCTGAGCCCCCTCATACCGCAGGTGGGCACAGCCCGTTCCTACCCGCTCGTAGCTGTCCCGGTCGGGATGCACAGCCGGGGGACGATGGAACGATGGAACTGCCGTGAGAGCGCGAGGCGATCGAGGAACCGGTAACGGGCGTTTGTATCCAGGCGCTGGGAGACGGTGAGTCGGGGATGGACTCGCAGCTCCTCCCCGCGGGGCAGCGGCCTCAGGGCAATTTCAGCTGAGGGTCGGGGAGAGCGGCGGGCAGCGCCCGGCACCGGGACTGAGGGCAGCTTCGTGGTGGGCGGGACAGCGCCGCGTGACAGCGGGATGTGGGTCGGGGGGCTCGGTCCGACTCGGGGGGCGCCGTCTGTGAGGGGACGTTGGCAAACAGGGCGTGAGGGAGCGGGGAGACCCCTCGGTCGGGCACAGAGTCGCCCCCAGCGCCGGCTCCAACATGGCACTCGAGGCCGGCGGCGGCTGCGCCCCCTGGCGGCGGCTGGCGGAAGCGGCGGGTCACGTGAGGCGCTCGGGGCCTGCTGCCGCCGCTTCCCCCAGTCAGAGCGGAGCGAGCCGAGGCACAGACGAAgaaacaagatggcggccggTGGCGATCCGGAGCGGGACGCCGGCAATTCGGATTGAGCCCTCGGCCCTCACAGCTCGGCGGCCCCCCCTCCCCGGCCCGGATCCCTCGCAGGGGGGGGAGCTTCCCCGTAGCCGCCTGTCCGG
The Coturnix japonica isolate 7356 chromosome 18, Coturnix japonica 2.1, whole genome shotgun sequence DNA segment above includes these coding regions:
- the NOL11 gene encoding nucleolar protein 11 gives rise to the protein MAALCEAFTLCGLGPSGGVGLGSGLLALEPGADPDHVLLTDRGRTATLFKVSDQKPLGCWSVKHGQIITCPVVCNFETREYIAVHDNKVLRIWKDEDVNLDKTFKATLSAEVYRIHSLPHAEPLVLFKGGGVRTLDVLLEAPQQEIENVISDEVIKWSEAFLEGQQPVLIFVTEKDGDFYVYVQKLKMRSLHKYKLEQQESSNPLSFTAYIKKQIITLLCLYSNDSVYKVLIPLQQNSEEEEQTLSKSLLLNLSISGSVLKGTSFVVLDKDHVAVLGSLAASGEESKECLTIWNTKFQTLQASKELPLGTSGQLWCYGEKFFFTHGKVLTVVIYKCETSSLAAAVGKLKDSQTSDLSSFVNWDTLGDEELPVSFQSQQSITLKSDSRMMLRSQKSAVANVQPGTSTIGRLLLSIKDAPTDAIEDELGRLFSKAQTPDFQATIGCVISALINRCKTDPTFYPRNFLVQMIQKRELSYSLCPDLMAVALEKKDVHLLQICLQRFPDIPEEITYACLKVFLSISDDYLERTDVNLESVISYIDIEPNNKEVKTEVVENGFNTELEEDGCGVTGMKENNTMDSVKFCPVGPHKAALLNAVLHSAYSETYLLPHLKDLPAQQAVLFLRYLHYLYVKCSEKINTTLPGVLSPTINQIMDWMCLLLDAHFTVMVMLPEAKGLLSSMHKFVRAQVRFYSELNKIEGSLQELQRLKFQNNCQAYSIEVLELI